The following coding sequences lie in one Arabidopsis thaliana chromosome 3, partial sequence genomic window:
- the G1 gene encoding transmembrane protein G1P-related 1 (transmembrane protein G1P-related 1 (TG1); FUNCTIONS IN: molecular_function unknown; INVOLVED IN: cytochrome complex assembly, protein-heme linkage; LOCATED IN: plasma membrane; EXPRESSED IN: 22 plant structures; EXPRESSED DURING: 13 growth stages; CONTAINS InterPro DOMAIN/s: CcmE/CycJ protein (InterPro:IPR004329), Nucleic acid-binding, OB-fold (InterPro:IPR012340); Has 3203 Blast hits to 3203 proteins in 811 species: Archae - 0; Bacteria - 1840; Metazoa - 0; Fungi - 0; Plants - 22; Viruses - 0; Other Eukaryotes - 1341 (source: NCBI BLink).) has translation MAARLLFRRSSQILRSIQRNPQISSSFESPPCPIFHSLTTASPDPSRLSSLTFLRSLSIARRGPTRPKKIDIGAKARQMQNRRLWTYALTFSCIAGFVVIVLNQFQDQLVFYLTPSDAMEKFAENPTKNKFRLGGLVLEGSVAQPAASQEMEFVITDLITDILVRYKGSLPDLFREGHSVVVEGFIKPYTDEVRKEVSTKPISKKARNLDCFFSATEVLAKHDEKYMPQEVAAAIEKNKKIIEAAATEQAAEVAAS, from the coding sequence ATGGCAGCTAGGTTATTGTTCCGTCGAAGTTCTCAAATCCTCCGATCAATTCAACGAAATCCTCAAATCTCATCGTCATTCGAATCACCACCTTGCCCGATTTTTCACTCATTGACCACCGCCTCACCAGATCCATCGCGATTATCATCCTTAACCTTCCTCCGATCTCTCTCCATCGCTCGTCGCGGTCCAACACGTCCTAAGAAAATCGATATCGGAGCCAAAGCGCGTCAGATGCAGAATCGCCGTTTATGGACCTACGCGCTAACCTTCAGCTGCATCGCCGGATTCGTAGTTATCGTCCTTAACCAATTTCAGGATCAGCTTGTCTTCTACCTAACGCCATCAGACGCTATGGAGAAATTCGCAGAGAATccaacaaagaacaaattcAGACTCGGTGGTTTGGTTCTAGAAGGTAGCGTTGCGCAGCCGGCGGCGTCACAGGAGATGGAGTTTGTGATCACTGATCTGATCACTGATATTTTGGTTAGGTATAAAGGATCTTTGCCGGATCTGTTTAGGGAAGGTCATTCAGTTGTGGTTGAAGGATTCATTAAGCCGTATACAGATGAAGTAAGGAAGGAAGTTTCTACAAAACCTATTTCGAAGAAAGCTAGGAACCTCGATTGTTTCTTCTCGGCGACTGAAGTTTTGGCTAAGCATGATGAGAAGTATATGCCACAGGAAGTTGCGGCGGCGATtgagaagaataagaaaattattgaaGCGGCGGCGACTGAACAAGCTGCTGAAGTTGCGGCTTCTTAG
- the ATG2 gene encoding metallopeptidase M24 family protein (ATG2; FUNCTIONS IN: metalloexopeptidase activity, aminopeptidase activity; INVOLVED IN: proteolysis, cellular process; LOCATED IN: nucleolus, plasma membrane; EXPRESSED IN: 23 plant structures; EXPRESSED DURING: 14 growth stages; CONTAINS InterPro DOMAIN/s: Peptidase M24, structural domain (InterPro:IPR000994), Proliferation-associated protein 1 (InterPro:IPR004545), Peptidase M24, methionine aminopeptidase (InterPro:IPR001714); BEST Arabidopsis thaliana protein match is: methionine aminopeptidase 2A (TAIR:AT2G44180.1); Has 7405 Blast hits to 7404 proteins in 2313 species: Archae - 229; Bacteria - 4673; Metazoa - 502; Fungi - 534; Plants - 197; Viruses - 0; Other Eukaryotes - 1270 (source: NCBI BLink).): protein MSSDDERDEKELSLTSPEVVTKYKSAAEIVNKALQVVLAECKPKAKIVDICEKGDSFIKEQTASMYKNSKKKIERGVAFPTCISVNNTVGHFSPLASDESVLEDGDMVKIDMGCHIDGFIALVGHTHVLQEGPLSGRKADVIAAANTAADVALRLVRPGKKNTDVTEAIQKVAAAYDCKIVEGVLSHQLKQHVIDGNKVVLSVSSPETTVDEVEFEENEVYAIDIVASTGDGKPKLLDEKQTTIYKKDESVNYQLKMKASRFIISEIKQNFPRMPFTARSLEEKRARLGLVECVNHGHLQPYPVLYEKPGDFVAQIKFTVLLMPNGSDRITSHTLQELPKKTIEDPEIKGWLALGIKKKKGGGKKKKAQKAGEKGEASTEAEPMDASSNAQE from the exons ATGAGTTCGGACGATGAGAGAGACGAGAAGGAGCTGAGTCTTACCTCTCCTGAAGTCGTCACCAAGTACAAGAGCGCCGCTGAGATCGTTAACA AGGCGTTACAGGTTGTTTTAGCTGAATGCAAACCAAAAGCTAAGATTGTTGATATCTGTGAGAAAGGAGACTCTTTTATTAAAGA GCAAACAGCAAGCATGTACAAGAAttctaagaagaagattgagagAGGTGTTGCGTTCCCTACATGCATTTCTGTGAACAACACTGTTGGTCATTTTTCACCGCTTGCTAGTGATGAGTCTGTGTTGGAAGATGGTGACATGGTTAAAAT CGATATGGGATGTCATATTGATGGGTTCATTGCCCTTGTTGGTCACACACATGTTCTTCAAGAAGGGCCTCTTAGTGGGCGTAAGGCTGATGTTATCGCTGCCGCAAATACTGCAGCTGATGTTGCTCTAAGGCTCGTACGTCCTGGAAAAAAG AACACTGATGTAACTGAAGCTATTCAGAAGGTAGCTGCAGCTTATGACTGCAAAATTGTTGAAGGTGTTCTTTCCCACCAGCTGAAACAGCATGTGATAGATGGAAACAAGGTTGTGCTTAGTGTATCCAGCCCTGAAACAACTGTTGACGAAGTGGAATTTGAAGAGAATGAAGTCTATGCAATAGATATTGTGGCAAGTACTGGTGATGGCAAg CCAAAGCTATTAGACGAGAAGCAAACAACTATTtacaagaaagatgaaagtGTTAACTATCAGTTGAAGATGAAGGCCTCCAGATTCATAATCAGCGAAATTAAACAGAACTTCCCCCGTATGCCATTCACTGCAAG GTCACTGGAGGAGAAAAGGGCACGGCTTGGACTTGTGGAGTGTGTGAACCATGGTCATTTGCAACCATATCCTGTTCTTTACGAGAAGCCTG GGGATTTTGTTGCTCAGATTAAGTTCACAGTTTTGCTGATGCCAAATGGATCAGATAGGATCACTTCACATACACTTCAGGAACTTCCTAAAAAGACCATCGAAGACCCTGAGATCAAAGGGTGGTTAGCTTTGGgcatcaagaagaagaaaggtggtggaaagaagaagaaag CCCAAAAGGCGGGAGAGAAAGGAGAGGCTTCAACAGAGGCTGAGCCAATGGACGCAAGTAGTAATGCTCAAGAATGA
- the ATG2 gene encoding metallopeptidase M24 family protein (ATG2; FUNCTIONS IN: metalloexopeptidase activity, aminopeptidase activity; INVOLVED IN: proteolysis, cellular process; LOCATED IN: nucleolus, plasma membrane; EXPRESSED IN: 23 plant structures; EXPRESSED DURING: 14 growth stages; CONTAINS InterPro DOMAIN/s: Peptidase M24, structural domain (InterPro:IPR000994), Proliferation-associated protein 1 (InterPro:IPR004545), Peptidase M24, methionine aminopeptidase (InterPro:IPR001714); BEST Arabidopsis thaliana protein match is: methionine aminopeptidase 2A (TAIR:AT2G44180.1); Has 7345 Blast hits to 7344 proteins in 2293 species: Archae - 229; Bacteria - 4620; Metazoa - 502; Fungi - 534; Plants - 197; Viruses - 0; Other Eukaryotes - 1263 (source: NCBI BLink).), protein MSSDDERDEKELSLTSPEVVTKYKSAAEIVNKALQVVLAECKPKAKIVDICEKGDSFIKEQTASMYKNSKKKIERGVAFPTCISVNNTVGHFSPLASDESVLEDGDMVKIDMGCHIDGFIALVGHTHVLQEGPLSGRKADVIAAANTAADVALRLVRPGKKNTDVTEAIQKVAAAYDCKIVEGVLSHQLKQHVIDGNKVVLSVSSPETTVDEVEFEENEVYAIDIVASTGDGKPKLLDEKQTTIYKKDESVNYQLKMKASRFIISEIKQNFPRMPFTARSLEEKRARLGLVECVNHGHLQPYPVLYEKPGSCRFGFLPGDFVAQIKFTVLLMPNGSDRITSHTLQELPKKTIEDPEIKGWLALGIKKKKGGGKKKKAQKAGEKGEASTEAEPMDASSNAQE, encoded by the exons ATGAGTTCGGACGATGAGAGAGACGAGAAGGAGCTGAGTCTTACCTCTCCTGAAGTCGTCACCAAGTACAAGAGCGCCGCTGAGATCGTTAACA AGGCGTTACAGGTTGTTTTAGCTGAATGCAAACCAAAAGCTAAGATTGTTGATATCTGTGAGAAAGGAGACTCTTTTATTAAAGA GCAAACAGCAAGCATGTACAAGAAttctaagaagaagattgagagAGGTGTTGCGTTCCCTACATGCATTTCTGTGAACAACACTGTTGGTCATTTTTCACCGCTTGCTAGTGATGAGTCTGTGTTGGAAGATGGTGACATGGTTAAAAT CGATATGGGATGTCATATTGATGGGTTCATTGCCCTTGTTGGTCACACACATGTTCTTCAAGAAGGGCCTCTTAGTGGGCGTAAGGCTGATGTTATCGCTGCCGCAAATACTGCAGCTGATGTTGCTCTAAGGCTCGTACGTCCTGGAAAAAAG AACACTGATGTAACTGAAGCTATTCAGAAGGTAGCTGCAGCTTATGACTGCAAAATTGTTGAAGGTGTTCTTTCCCACCAGCTGAAACAGCATGTGATAGATGGAAACAAGGTTGTGCTTAGTGTATCCAGCCCTGAAACAACTGTTGACGAAGTGGAATTTGAAGAGAATGAAGTCTATGCAATAGATATTGTGGCAAGTACTGGTGATGGCAAg CCAAAGCTATTAGACGAGAAGCAAACAACTATTtacaagaaagatgaaagtGTTAACTATCAGTTGAAGATGAAGGCCTCCAGATTCATAATCAGCGAAATTAAACAGAACTTCCCCCGTATGCCATTCACTGCAAG GTCACTGGAGGAGAAAAGGGCACGGCTTGGACTTGTGGAGTGTGTGAACCATGGTCATTTGCAACCATATCCTGTTCTTTACGAGAAGCCTG GCTCATGTCGTTTTGGTTTTCTACCAGGGGATTTTGTTGCTCAGATTAAGTTCACAGTTTTGCTGATGCCAAATGGATCAGATAGGATCACTTCACATACACTTCAGGAACTTCCTAAAAAGACCATCGAAGACCCTGAGATCAAAGGGTGGTTAGCTTTGGgcatcaagaagaagaaaggtggtggaaagaagaagaaag CCCAAAAGGCGGGAGAGAAAGGAGAGGCTTCAACAGAGGCTGAGCCAATGGACGCAAGTAGTAATGCTCAAGAATGA
- the ATG2 gene encoding metallopeptidase M24 family protein (ATG2; FUNCTIONS IN: metalloexopeptidase activity, aminopeptidase activity; INVOLVED IN: proteolysis, cellular process; EXPRESSED IN: 22 plant structures; EXPRESSED DURING: 13 growth stages; CONTAINS InterPro DOMAIN/s: Peptidase M24, structural domain (InterPro:IPR000994), Proliferation-associated protein 1 (InterPro:IPR004545), Peptidase M24, methionine aminopeptidase (InterPro:IPR001714); BEST Arabidopsis thaliana protein match is: methionine aminopeptidase 2A (TAIR:AT2G44180.1).), which yields MSSDDERDEKELSLTSPEVVTKYKSAAEIVNKALQVVLAECKPKAKIVDICEKGDSFIKEQTASMYKNSKKKIERGVAFPTCISVNNTVGHFSPLASDESVLEDGDMVKIDMGCHIDGFIALVGHTHVLQEGPLSGRKADVIAAANTAADVALRLVRPGKKNTDVTEAIQKVAAAYDCKIVEGVLSHQLKQHVIDGNKVVLSVSSPETTVDEVEFEENEVYAIDIVASTGDGKPKLLDEKQTTIYKKDESVNYQLKMKASRFIISEIKQNFPRMPFTARSLEEKRARLGLVECVNHGHLQPYPVLYEKPGDFVAQIKFTVLLMPNGSDRITSHTLQELPKKTIEDPEIKGWLALGIKKKKAQKAGEKGEASTEAEPMDASSNAQE from the exons ATGAGTTCGGACGATGAGAGAGACGAGAAGGAGCTGAGTCTTACCTCTCCTGAAGTCGTCACCAAGTACAAGAGCGCCGCTGAGATCGTTAACA AGGCGTTACAGGTTGTTTTAGCTGAATGCAAACCAAAAGCTAAGATTGTTGATATCTGTGAGAAAGGAGACTCTTTTATTAAAGA GCAAACAGCAAGCATGTACAAGAAttctaagaagaagattgagagAGGTGTTGCGTTCCCTACATGCATTTCTGTGAACAACACTGTTGGTCATTTTTCACCGCTTGCTAGTGATGAGTCTGTGTTGGAAGATGGTGACATGGTTAAAAT CGATATGGGATGTCATATTGATGGGTTCATTGCCCTTGTTGGTCACACACATGTTCTTCAAGAAGGGCCTCTTAGTGGGCGTAAGGCTGATGTTATCGCTGCCGCAAATACTGCAGCTGATGTTGCTCTAAGGCTCGTACGTCCTGGAAAAAAG AACACTGATGTAACTGAAGCTATTCAGAAGGTAGCTGCAGCTTATGACTGCAAAATTGTTGAAGGTGTTCTTTCCCACCAGCTGAAACAGCATGTGATAGATGGAAACAAGGTTGTGCTTAGTGTATCCAGCCCTGAAACAACTGTTGACGAAGTGGAATTTGAAGAGAATGAAGTCTATGCAATAGATATTGTGGCAAGTACTGGTGATGGCAAg CCAAAGCTATTAGACGAGAAGCAAACAACTATTtacaagaaagatgaaagtGTTAACTATCAGTTGAAGATGAAGGCCTCCAGATTCATAATCAGCGAAATTAAACAGAACTTCCCCCGTATGCCATTCACTGCAAG GTCACTGGAGGAGAAAAGGGCACGGCTTGGACTTGTGGAGTGTGTGAACCATGGTCATTTGCAACCATATCCTGTTCTTTACGAGAAGCCTG GGGATTTTGTTGCTCAGATTAAGTTCACAGTTTTGCTGATGCCAAATGGATCAGATAGGATCACTTCACATACACTTCAGGAACTTCCTAAAAAGACCATCGAAGACCCTGAGATCAAAGGGTGGTTAGCTTTGGgcatcaagaagaagaaag CCCAAAAGGCGGGAGAGAAAGGAGAGGCTTCAACAGAGGCTGAGCCAATGGACGCAAGTAGTAATGCTCAAGAATGA
- the EM1 gene encoding Stress induced protein: MASKQLSREELDEKAKQGETVVPGGTGGHSLEAQEHLAEGRSKGGQTRKEQLGHEGYQEIGHKGGEARKEQLGHEGYKEMGRKGGLSTMEKSGGERAEEEGIEIDESKFTNK; this comes from the exons atgGCGTCAAAGCAACTGAGCAGAGAAGAGCTTGATGAGAAGGCGAAGCAAGGAGAGACCGTCGTCCCAGGTGGCACCGGTGGCCACAGCCTCGAAGCTCAAGAGCATCTTGCTGAAG GAAGGAGCAAGGGAGGGCAGACGAGGAAGGAGCAGCTAGGACATGAAGGTTATCAGGAGATCGGTCACAAAGGTGGAGAG GCGAGGAAGGAGCAGCTAGGGCACGAGGGTTATAAGGAGATGGGACGTAAAGGAGGACTCAGTACGATGGAAAAATCTGGTGGAGAGCGTGCGGAGGAAGAAGGGATTGAGATCGATGAGTCAAAGTTCACCAACAAGTGA
- the EM1 gene encoding Stress induced protein (LATE EMBRYOGENESIS ABUNDANT 1 (EM1); FUNCTIONS IN: molecular_function unknown; INVOLVED IN: response to abscisic acid stimulus, embryo development ending in seed dormancy; LOCATED IN: cellular_component unknown; EXPRESSED IN: embryo, seed; EXPRESSED DURING: dry seed stage, seedling growth, seed maturation stage; CONTAINS InterPro DOMAIN/s: Late embryogenesis abundant protein, group 5, conserved site (InterPro:IPR022377), Stress induced protein (InterPro:IPR000389); BEST Arabidopsis thaliana protein match is: Stress induced protein (TAIR:AT2G40170.1); Has 1194 Blast hits to 542 proteins in 139 species: Archae - 84; Bacteria - 323; Metazoa - 232; Fungi - 23; Plants - 322; Viruses - 14; Other Eukaryotes - 196 (source: NCBI BLink).) codes for MASKQLSREELDEKAKQGETVVPGGTGGHSLEAQEHLAEGRSKGGQTRKEQLGHEGYQEIGHKGGEARKEQLGHEGYQEMGHKGGEARKEQLGHEGYQEMGHKGGEARKEQLGHEGYKEMGRKGGLSTMEKSGGERAEEEGIEIDESKFTNK; via the exons atgGCGTCAAAGCAACTGAGCAGAGAAGAGCTTGATGAGAAGGCGAAGCAAGGAGAGACCGTCGTCCCAGGTGGCACCGGTGGCCACAGCCTCGAAGCTCAAGAGCATCTTGCTGAAG GAAGGAGCAAGGGAGGGCAGACGAGGAAGGAGCAGCTAGGACATGAAGGTTATCAGGAGATCGGTCACAAAGGTGGAGAGGCGAGGAAGGAGCAGTTAGGGCACGAGGGTTATCAGGAGATGGGTCACAAAGGTGGAGAGGCGAGGAAGGAGCAGCTAGGGCACGAGGGTTATCAGGAGATGGGACACAAAGGAGGAGAGGCGAGGAAGGAGCAGCTAGGGCACGAGGGTTATAAGGAGATGGGACGTAAAGGAGGACTCAGTACGATGGAAAAATCTGGTGGAGAGCGTGCGGAGGAAGAAGGGATTGAGATCGATGAGTCAAAGTTCACCAACAAGTGA